The Thermocrinis albus DSM 14484 genome segment GGCCAGTATACTACCGTCCTTGCTGTAAGGCGTGTACTGGGCTATCACATAGTTTTCTTCTTCGTAGGCAGCCAGATACTCTACCTGATCGGTAACCTTACCTTCCACCACTTTTCTGTAAGGAGTGATGATAAAACCGTACTCGTTGACCTGAGCGTACACGGTAAGGGATGTTACAAGACCTATGTTCTGACCTTCCGGTGTCTCTATAGGACATATACGCCCGTAGTGAGAAGGATGAACGTCCCTTATCTCAAACTTAGCACTTTCCCTGGTCAGACCTCCCGGACCTAGAGCAGAGAGCCTTCTCTTGTGAGTGGTAGCAGAGAGGGGATTGGTGTTGTCCAGATACTGAGAGAGAGCACCTCCCTTCAGGAACTCGTAGATGGTAGAAGTAAGATACCTAGGTTGAAGTAGGTCCTGGGGTTTCAGGTTAGGATCATCGGGGTTTACCACGGTGCATCTGTCCCTGAAGTATTTTTCCATACGGGCTATTCCCACACGAGCTTGCCCTTCTAGCAGTTCACCTACAGATCTTACCCTTCTGTTGCCAAGGTAGGCTATGTCGTCCTTCTTTTCCCTTCCGTACCTAAGGTTTATAAGATACTTGACGGTGTTCACAAGGTCCTGTGCTGTTAAAAAGCGTGCTTTATCCTCTGTGTAGTCCTTTACTTTTACCTCCGCCTTCTCCTTGAAGACCTCTTTAAGGATCTCCTCCGTGACCAGCTGACCCTCTTTGTAGGGACCTACGCTCTCCGCCAGAGCGAGGGGCGGCAACTCCCCTAGTCTTCCTATATCATCCGCCTTAAGCACTTTGGGAACTTTATACACCTTAGCGTTTATCTTGACTCTACCTACACGGGAAAGGTCGTACCTGGTTAGATCTCCGAAATACACACTGAAGTGCGTACGAGCTCTGCTCACCAGATGTTCCAGTTCCATCACCATGGGTTCCACTGCCCTCAGTTTCTTGTAGATGTCCACGAGGGCTATGTCCCGCAGGGAGAACTTGGAGGGAATCCTCATAGGACTTCTGCCTTGATCTCTGGGAGAGCATTCCGCTATGAGGGTTTCTAAGATTACCTTACCGTAAGGACTCTTCAGGGCACTCTCCCTAGGTACAGCCACCACCAGATCCAGCTTTATCCTGTCATCTTTGAGGAGGCGCTCCAGCTGAGAAAGCTCCTCCAGATAACGCTCTTCTATAAACTCCTCCTCCGTCCCTTTACCCTCCAGAACACCCCTGTATCTCATTATGGCAAACAGATGGTGTCCTTCCAGATCCTCTATGCTAAACTCCTCTCCTGTCTCTTGATGGAACAAGAGGCCATCCCTCACTATAAAACCTTTCGTTTCGGGATAGAAGGCCTTCAGGATCTGATATGAGTTCTCTAACCCGAATGCCCTCAAAACGAAGGTACTTCCCACTTTCTTTTTATCTACTCTCGTAACTAAAACATCAGAGGTGGTGGAAAGTTCAAACTCTATCCGTGAGCCCTTATCGGGGATTATACTGGCTCTGTAGATAACCCTTACAACGGTGCTCTCCTTAGGTCTTTCCTCTTTCTCCTCAAAGAACACACCGGGAGATCTGATGAGCTGGTTCACCACCACCCTTTCACTTCCGTTTATGATGAAGGATCCCCACTCTGTCATCATGGGGATCTCACCAAAGTACACCTTACGGGGCTCACCTACACGTTCCCCTTTCTTGGTCTTAGTCCTTAGGCGTACCATGACCCTGAGAGGAACCGCGTAAGTGAAACCCTTAACCTTACACTCCTCCACACTGAACTTTTCCTTATGAACCAGAGGTGTACCACACTTGGGGCAGGCCACACCGTAACCACCAAGAAAACTGTGATCTTTGCTGGCGCTGTAACCACACTTGTTACACTCCCACTCTCCCACCTCGTACCCAAGATACTCTATGGTGATCTTTTCGTCCGGATCCTTAAAGGGGAAAGAGGTTCTAAAGAGATACTCAAGACCCTTAAGCTCCCTCTCGTGGGGAGCCTTCCTAAACTGCAGGAAGCTCTCAAAGGATTCCTTAGGCAAAAAGAGGAGGTAAGGCGGTTCTACAAGTTCGTTACGTCTGCCAAAGAACTTCCTCAAAGGTGCCAGACTCATCCTCATAACTTAACCCCTCACGTGGAGTATATTGGAAACTCTTTATTATAAAGGAAAGGTAACCGTCTGTCAACATGTATAAAAACAGAAAACCCCGCCTGTGGGCGGGGCTCTCCTTCACCCCTTACGGAAGATGGTGTGATCACTTTATCTCCACTTCTGCTCCAGCTTCCCTCAGTTTCTGAGCTATCTTCTCCGCCTCTTCCTTAGAAACCCCCTCTTTCACAGGTTTAGGAGCTCCCTCTACGAGGTCCTTAGCCTCTTTTAGACCAAGACCGGTGATCTCTCTCACCACCTTTATGACATTTATCTTGTTGGCTCCCGCACTCTTGAGGATGACATCAAACTCCGTCTTTTCCTCAGCTGCAGGAGCACCTGCTGCAGGAGCACCGGCAGCTACTGCTGGAGCAGCCGCCACCATAGCGCTGGCAGACACACCGAACTTCTCTTCTAACTTTTTGACCAGTTCGGCTACTTCCAGCAGTGTCATGTTGCCTATGGCTTCCACAATTTCGTCAATGGTAAGGGTCGCCATGTTTATACCTCCTTACTGAGATTTTTTCTCCTCTATAGCTTTCAAAACAAGTACCAACTTCTGTGGTGCGCTCTTAAGGGCCAGTATAAGCTGCAGTAATGGTGCCTGCAGTGCACCCATGAGCTGAGATATGAGTACTTCCTTGGGTGGTAGCTCTGCCAGAACCTTAACTTCCTGAGGAGTAAGGAATCTTCCCTGCATATAGCCACCCTTTATGTGGCTGAGGGGATCTGTAGAGTCCAGTTCCTTGGACACCTCGTATATCCTCTTGGCTACTACCACAGGATCACGGTAAGCGAACACAAGGGCTGTAGGGCCAACAAGAACATCCCGGTGGTCTGCCATGACAGTATCCATAAAGGCTCTGTAAAAGAGCGTGTTTTTACCAACCAGGATCTCGCCACCCATATCCTTTATCTCAGCCCTCAGTTGAGACATGGGATAAGCGTCCAATCCGGTGAAGTTAAAAAATATCACCAGGTTAGACTTGGATATCTTCTCTTTGTAGGTTTCCACCAGTTTAGCTTTCTCCATTATACTCTTTCTCATCACTCACCTCCTCTACGCAGCCATCTCTTGGAGTTTCTTGAGAACCTGCGCTATATCCACCTTTACACCTGGCGTCATTGTACCTGACAAGGTGATACTCCTCACATACTGCCCCTTCGCTCCGCTCGGTCTTGCTTTCACCACCGCGTCTATAGCTGTGTAGATGTTCTCTATGAGCTTACTTTCGTCAAAGGATATCTTACCTACAGGCATGTGAATGTTACCTGTTTTATCCACCTTAAACTCCACACGTCCTTTTTTGGCCTCTTCTACCGCTTGTTGGATATTGTTGGTAACGGTACCCGTCTTAGGATTGGGCATCAACCCTCTTGGACCGAGGATCTTACCTAGTCTGGCTACTTTGGGCATTATCTCAGGTGTGGCTATAACCACATCAAAGTCCGTCCACTCTTCTTTCAGGAT includes the following:
- the rplL gene encoding 50S ribosomal protein L7/L12; translation: MATLTIDEIVEAIGNMTLLEVAELVKKLEEKFGVSASAMVAAAPAVAAGAPAAGAPAAEEKTEFDVILKSAGANKINVIKVVREITGLGLKEAKDLVEGAPKPVKEGVSKEEAEKIAQKLREAGAEVEIK
- the rplJ gene encoding 50S ribosomal protein L10 — translated: MRKSIMEKAKLVETYKEKISKSNLVIFFNFTGLDAYPMSQLRAEIKDMGGEILVGKNTLFYRAFMDTVMADHRDVLVGPTALVFAYRDPVVVAKRIYEVSKELDSTDPLSHIKGGYMQGRFLTPQEVKVLAELPPKEVLISQLMGALQAPLLQLILALKSAPQKLVLVLKAIEEKKSQ
- the rplA gene encoding 50S ribosomal protein L1 yields the protein MKRGKRYRKCLELYDREKTYTVEEAVALLKKMHQECGPKFDQTVELAMRLGVDPRYADQMVRGSVILPHGLGREIKVLVLAEGEAQKVAKEAGADYVGGEELINKILKEEWTDFDVVIATPEIMPKVARLGKILGPRGLMPNPKTGTVTNNIQQAVEEAKKGRVEFKVDKTGNIHMPVGKISFDESKLIENIYTAIDAVVKARPSGAKGQYVRSITLSGTMTPGVKVDIAQVLKKLQEMAA